The Streptomyces halobius genomic interval CCGCTGGTCGATGACGCGGGTGTGCTCAAGGGCCTGATCACGGTCAAGGACTTCGTCAAGGCGGAGAAGTACCCGAACGCCGCCAAGGACGCCGAGGGCCGGCTGGTCGTCGGCGCCGCGGTGGGCGTCGGCGACGCCGCGTACGAGCGGGCGCAGGCGCTGGTCGAGGCCGGTGCCGACTTCCTCGTCGTGGACAGCGCGCACGGCCACAGCCGCGGCATCCTCGACATGATCGCCAAGATCAAGTCCAACATCAGTGTGGATGTCGTCGGCGGCAACGTCGCCACCCGGGACGGTGCGCAGGCGCTGATCGACGCGGGCGCGGACGGCATCAAGGTCGGTGTCGGCCCCGGCTCCATCTGCACCACCCGCGTCGTCGCGGGCGTCGGTGTTCCGCAGGTCACCGCGATCCACGAGGCCGCGCAGGCCGCGAACGCGGCGGGGGTGCCGCTGATCGGTGACGGCGGGCTGCAGTTCTCCGGCGACATCGCCAAGGCCATCGCGGCCGGCGCGGACACCGTCATGCTGGGCTCGCTGCTGGCCGGCTGCGAGGAGTCGCCGGGCGAGATGGTCTTCATCAACGGCAAGCAGTTCAAGTCCTACCGCGGGATGGGCTCGCTGGGTGCGATGCAGTCCCGGGACCGGGGCAGGTCCTTCTCGAAGGACCGTTACTTCCAGGACAACGTCCTCTCCGAGGACAAGCTGGTCCCCGAGGGCATCGAGGGCCAGGTGCCCTACCGCGGCCCGCTGGCCTCGGTCGCCCACCAGCTCGTCGGCGGTCTGCGCGCCTCCATGGGCTACGTCGGCTCCGCCGACATCCCCGAGCTCAAGGAGAAGGGCCGGTTCGTCCGGATCACGGCGGCGGGGCTGAAGGAGTCGCACCCGCACGACGTCCAGATGGTTACCGAGGCGCCGAACTACGCGCGGCGCTAGCCGATGCTGGACACGCCCTAGCACGGCCCTACCGTGGAGCCCGCGACCGCACCCCGGCCGCGGGCTCCGGTGTGTCGGGGATACTGGAACCGCAGACGTAGAGGAAAGGCCACACACGTGACTGAGATCGAGATCGGACGCGGCAAGCGCGGCCGCCGGGCATACGCCTTCGACGACATCGCCGTCGTACCGAGTCGCCGCACCCGCGACCCGAAGGAGGTCTCGATCGCCTGGCAGATCGACGCCTACCGTTTCGAGCTGCCGTTCCTGGCCGCTCCGATGGACTCGGTGGTTTCGCCGCAGACCGCCATCCGCATCGGTGAGCTGGGCGGCCTGGGCGTCCTCAACCTGGAGGGTCTGTGGACCCGGTACGAGGACCCGGAGCCGCTGCTCGCGGAGATCGCGGAGCTGGACGACGCCTCCGCCACCAAGCGGCTGCAGGAGATCTACGCCGCGCCGATCAGGGAAGAGCTGATCGGGCAGCGGATCAAGGAGGTGCGCGACTCCGGTGTCGTCACCGCCGCCGCGCTGTCGCCGCAGCGGACCGCCCAGTTCTCCAAGGCGGTCGTGGACGCGGGCGTGGACATCTTCGTGATCCGCGGTACGACGGTGTCGGCCGAGCATGTGTCGGGCGCCGCCGAGCCGCTGAATCTGAAGCAGTTCATCTACGAGCTGGACGTTCCGGTGATCGTCGGCGGCTGCGCCACGTACACCGCGGCGCTGCACCTGATGCGGACCGGCGCGGCCGGTGTGCTGGTCGGCTTCGGCGGCGGCGCCGCGCACACCACGCGTAATGTGCTCGGAATCCAGGTGCCCATGGCGACGGCGGTCGCCGATGTCGCCGCGGCCCGCCGGGATTACATGGACGAGTCCGGCGGCCGCTACGTCCACGTCATCGCCGATGGCGGCGTCGGCTGGTCCGGCGACCTGCCGAAGGCGATCGCCTGTGGCGCGGACGCGGTCATGATGGGCTCGCCGCTCGCGCGCGCGACGGACGCGCCGGGCCGCGGCCACCACTGGGGCATGGAGGCGGTGCACGAGGACGTGCCGCGCGGCAAGCGGATGGACCTGGGTGCGGTCGGCACGACCGAGGAGATCCTGTGCGGTCCCTCGACCACGCCGGACGGGTCGATGAACTTCTTCGGGGCGCTGCGGCGGGCGATGGCGACCACCGGGTACTCGGAGCTGAAGGAGTTTCAGCGGGTTGAGGTGACTGTCGCGCCGCGACGTTGAGCCGAACGTTGCCGGGTGTTCCGCCGTGCCTCGTCTGTTGTCCTGTCCCCGCCTTCGGCGGGAGCGGGGGTGGTTGTGGGGTGGCCGCGTCGCGTGAGTGGGGGTGCGGTGCCGGGCCTCCGGACTTCGTCCTGCGGCCCACCACCTCCCGCCGGGTACGCGCCACCCCTGGATGGGGGAACGGAAAGAGCAGTAGGTGGCCCGGGGGGAGAGTGCGGCGGCCTGACGGCGTACGCCTACAGCCGGTGCGCCGCTCCCGTCGGCGTCGCCCCGCGAGTGTCGAGCAGCAGCTGCGCCTTCACCGCCAGTCCCTGCATGTCGTACGTCCGGTGGGACTGGAGCAGGACCGTCAGGTCCGCGTCGGCGGCCGCCTCGTAGAGGGAATCCGCGCGGGGGACCGGGCGGTCCAGGACGTGCCACTGGGGGACGAAGGGGTCGTGGTACGTGAGGTGGGCGCCGAGTTCCATGAGGCGGGAGGCGATTTCGCGGGCCGGTGAGCCCTCTTGGTCACCGATGTCCGGTTTGTAGGTGACGCCCAGGAGGAGCACGCGGGCGCCGCGGGCGGACTTGCCGTGTTCGTTGAGGAGCGTGGCGCAGCGCTGGATGACATAGCGCGGCATCCGGTCGTTGACCTCTTGCGCGAGCTCGACCATGCGGAGCGGGTAGCTCGGTGAACGGCCTTTGCGGGAAAGGTGTTTGGGGTCGATGGGGGCCGCGTGGCCGCCCATGCCGGGCCCGGGGCGGAATGCCTGGAAGCCGAAGGGCTTGGTCTCGGCGCAGCGGATGACGTCCCAGAGGTCGACGCCGATGTCATGGCAGAAGACCGCCATCTCGTTCATCAGGGCGATGTTGATGTGGCGGTAGTTGGTCTCCAGGAGCTTGGTGGTTTCGGCTTCGCGGGGGCCTTTGGCGCGTACGACCTTGTCGGTGAGGCGGCCGTAGAAGGTGGCGGCCGCTTCGGTGCAGGCGGGGGTGAGGCCGCCGATGACCTTGGGTGTGTTGCCGTAGCGGTGGGTGCGGTTGCCGGGGTCGTGGCGGCTGGGGGAGCAGGCGAGATGGAAGTCGCGTCCGGCGACGAGTCCCGAGCCTTCTTCGAGGAGGGGACGCAGGAACTCCTCGGTGGTGCCCGGATGGACGGTGGATTCGAGGATGACCGTGGTGTGCGGGCGCAGCTGGGCGGCCAGCGCGCGCGCCGCGTCGGCGAGGGTGGTCAGGTCCAGGGCGTGGTCCTCGCCGAGCGGTGTGTCGGCGCTGATGACGGCCGTACGGACCTTGCTGAGGGCGGCGGGGTTGGTGGTGGTGCGGAAGCCGGCGGCGCGCAGGCGGCGGATCTCGGTGGCGGACAGCGGCCCGTCGTTGCCCGAGGGGGCGGCGGCGCGTGGGTCGGGGTCGTAGCCGATGGTGCTGATGCCGGCGGTGGTGGCGGCCTGGGCGAGGGGGAGGCCCAGGTGTCCGAGTCCGATGACGGCGAGGTCTGCGGGCATGGCTTACTGCCGTCCTTCCCGAGCGATTCCGGATGGCGCATAAGTAGACTAAGCGGACATTTGACCCAGAATGGGGATTGGTCGATCAAGGTGGCGGGGTGTTGCCGTCCCGGGCGGAGGGTGGATACCGGCACGTAGCGCGGACAGAATCGACAGACGGCAGGTGTGGCCCCGATCACAGCGGGAGGCAGCGGTGAAGACAGCGACACTGGGACCGGCGCAGCGAACCGAGGCGCTCACCCGAATGGCGGAGTCGGAGCTGGAC includes:
- the guaB gene encoding IMP dehydrogenase produces the protein MSDNVDGMPAKFAMLGLTYDDVLLLPGASEVLPNAVSTASRVSRNVTVNIPLLSAAMDKVTEARMAIAMARQGGAGVLHRNLSIEDQANQVDLVKRSESGMVTDPITVRPDATLAEADALCAKFRISGVPVTDDAGRLLGIVTNRDMAFEMDRSRQVREVMTPMPLVTGKVGISGEDAIELLRRHKIEKLPLVDDAGVLKGLITVKDFVKAEKYPNAAKDAEGRLVVGAAVGVGDAAYERAQALVEAGADFLVVDSAHGHSRGILDMIAKIKSNISVDVVGGNVATRDGAQALIDAGADGIKVGVGPGSICTTRVVAGVGVPQVTAIHEAAQAANAAGVPLIGDGGLQFSGDIAKAIAAGADTVMLGSLLAGCEESPGEMVFINGKQFKSYRGMGSLGAMQSRDRGRSFSKDRYFQDNVLSEDKLVPEGIEGQVPYRGPLASVAHQLVGGLRASMGYVGSADIPELKEKGRFVRITAAGLKESHPHDVQMVTEAPNYARR
- a CDS encoding GuaB3 family IMP dehydrogenase-related protein: MTEIEIGRGKRGRRAYAFDDIAVVPSRRTRDPKEVSIAWQIDAYRFELPFLAAPMDSVVSPQTAIRIGELGGLGVLNLEGLWTRYEDPEPLLAEIAELDDASATKRLQEIYAAPIREELIGQRIKEVRDSGVVTAAALSPQRTAQFSKAVVDAGVDIFVIRGTTVSAEHVSGAAEPLNLKQFIYELDVPVIVGGCATYTAALHLMRTGAAGVLVGFGGGAAHTTRNVLGIQVPMATAVADVAAARRDYMDESGGRYVHVIADGGVGWSGDLPKAIACGADAVMMGSPLARATDAPGRGHHWGMEAVHEDVPRGKRMDLGAVGTTEEILCGPSTTPDGSMNFFGALRRAMATTGYSELKEFQRVEVTVAPRR
- a CDS encoding nucleotide sugar dehydrogenase, coding for MPADLAVIGLGHLGLPLAQAATTAGISTIGYDPDPRAAAPSGNDGPLSATEIRRLRAAGFRTTTNPAALSKVRTAVISADTPLGEDHALDLTTLADAARALAAQLRPHTTVILESTVHPGTTEEFLRPLLEEGSGLVAGRDFHLACSPSRHDPGNRTHRYGNTPKVIGGLTPACTEAAATFYGRLTDKVVRAKGPREAETTKLLETNYRHINIALMNEMAVFCHDIGVDLWDVIRCAETKPFGFQAFRPGPGMGGHAAPIDPKHLSRKGRSPSYPLRMVELAQEVNDRMPRYVIQRCATLLNEHGKSARGARVLLLGVTYKPDIGDQEGSPAREIASRLMELGAHLTYHDPFVPQWHVLDRPVPRADSLYEAAADADLTVLLQSHRTYDMQGLAVKAQLLLDTRGATPTGAAHRL